Part of the Quercus robur chromosome 5, dhQueRobu3.1, whole genome shotgun sequence genome, AGGAACCTTttagtttcttcaaaaaaaatattctaaaaaaataacctCTTAAGATTTAGTCATTGGgtatacttatttttttttagtcctagcctctttctttttcttttttcttttttttttttctttcgagAAGAAGTAATATTTATTAGGACATACAAACACGAAAGTAATCTATAGAATtaaagtaatatatagatttttttaaacagacttataatacattacatgaCCGAGTATCACTACaaaattgtttaatatttatAGTAGTAGCATGGGGTTATAAGGACTAAAACTCTAACACACAACCGatgtgggataaacatccctatatatttttttttttgaggaaacaataatacttattagaacacacaaacacgaaaataatatatagagttttttaaacaGACTTATAATACATTATTGAATCTTAAGAGAGGAACCTAACTAATAGCAAGTACTATATAGCAAATCATATAATCCAAATCTCTGGTATTTTTGTTACTTGATTTTTTCAGGATTTAAGCATTTTATAATGTGTTTATGTTGGATCTTTTTAGAACTTAGAACATATAGAAGAATAAAGAAAgggtataaagagagaagagaaaattcaTGGATTACGTGGTTCAACCTAACGACCTATATGCacaaaggaaaatttttgaCGATTACATCTTCACTATACTAAGTTATAAACTTACAATGAACCTAATATGGGAGTATTTATAGGagactaaaccctaaactaacCATACATTAACCATGGTTAGTAGACTTGTATATTATAACTTTATAACTAGTATTCTTTATTTGCACATTAAGGATTGTCCTTGAGCCATGATTAGAATTGGACTTGATATCTTTAAGAAATCTCAAGTCTAAGAGTTTGATATTTAGTCCAAGTTCAAGCTTGAGCTTGATTTGACTTAATAATTAGGTCGAGCCAAGTTGgcttcaaatttttaaactttctaaCGATCTTAAATTCGAACATTATTTTGTTGTAGGGATGATTCAAGCTCAAGATGagtttatgcttttttttttttttttttaatttataaaagaagTGTGGGGGGTGGGGCACGGTCACCCCGTGGACTTTGGACCGAGAAGGAGATTTTGAATATTCACTTTTGTGACAAAGGACCAACCCATATGCACACAGGAAAGCCAAAGCCCAGAAGAAGAGAGACCACATGAACTTGTTACCGAGGTAATCTGAGAGACTTGTTTGTCCCGAGATAAGGCGGCCCAACTGAGAAGCGATTAGCTAACTTACTGAGGATACAACTTTGACTATCTTCCCTGAGGAACGCGAAGGAGAAGATGCAAAGCCCAATGAAAcagtcacctccacattaatgagcTCTTCCTACCTAATTCAACCCCATTAAATGCTGAATGATTGACCTCAACAGTAAGAATATCCCAAAAGTCTGCCTTTATGATTAAGAAATGGTAAAGGAAGAGTCCGATGGGACAAATATCTCCATAAATCCAACTAAGTGAGGAATAGCTAGAAAGGAAAGGATAAAGGAGGAAAGAGTCAACATGAAAAGGGATCTAGAAAAATTGAGGAAGtacaagaaagataaaaaggTGAGAGAAAGAACTTGTATTTTCAACCTCCATTTGTACCTCGGGAAACTGATTTTCATCAATCAAAGTgtctttttctgttttcttgACCTTCAATTATCTGTCTAATCTTCCCATTGCAGAATTTCATCcattttgttagaaaatagtTGTGTTGATCAATAATTAGAGAATCTTTTTCCTTAGTTTGTGTTTTTGACACCCATAAGAAgcattttacttttattgttgaGTCAAGATCAAATATTTACTACTCCCCAAACTTGCCTTGTTTACTTATATGATATGCATAAACTCATTAAACGCCATTGTACTCAACAATTCACAACACAAAAACTTCGTGCCCTCTAAATAGTTAGAGCACTCATATTAGTAAACGTATAATAGCATAAGGGGTAAATTTAGATTGTTGTTATAGAAACCATGTAAATATACACATTTACTATTCAAATGCAAATCTATTTTTAATACTTATTTACTCAtataaataaggagagagagagagagaaataaaaaaaaattaatgaaatgtaGAGTAAAATATCTAATTCAATAtgaatgttttaaaatgttgttttgaaaagaaaattataatttttttgctaaaagaaacaaatttttgCAAGATTCAAAGCAAATGATCTATCAATAATTTCTCTAATAATACTAATAACTAGTTAAAACCCCGTGCGTTGTATGGTTTTATCATAAACTTAtagaatatatatttcatttgataaataataaccaaataaataattattataataaaaaaaggaataaattgtATTGGTATAAtaactatcaaatataaaatgataacacCTAAATACAAAGTTACTAATTTGTAACATACCAATTGTGCTATAAGGAGAATTTGCATCTAGTGGATCTCCAATATAAATTCTGAGTTTTGTAACTAATTTGCAATTTTGTTAGCaataatattaatgagaaaaaaaaaatgttaaaagttgTTTTTACTTTTGAGAGATTGTTGAATAGCTCTCTGTACACTATATTTTTAGTGTATCCTTGTTCTTGTTTGTCattattctttattaaaatCTTTAGTCCTTCAGGGCTTGTTACTCGTGACAAAGCAACGTACAATTGGCCGTGGTTGAACACTTGACTTAGCAAGTAGAGGCCAGCATTGTTTAGAGTTTGTTCTTGACTTTTGTTGATTGTCATAGCATAACAGATCTTTAAAgaaaattgtattatttttagGATGAATGACCACTTTGATTCCGTAGGAGATACAACTATTCGAGGAATAAGAACCTTTGTTCCGATTTTTGGATctgtaataatttttgtttctattatCCAAGTTCCTAAATGTGTCACAATTAGCTTTGTTCCATTAGACTTTAATTAGCTTCTTTGCTTCCTTGTCAAACACTACAAAATTTGCATGTACTGTTGTCTCGCCAACTTACATGTCATGCCCACATCTGAAATATTATTTTCCACCTACATCAAttaccatttatatatatatatatattcaaaattaaccattagtaaatatataaaatcacTTACCTAATTTTTGGAAATTCACATGCTTTCCTACACGTGTCACACCATAGTTTTGATTCaagttttttcacttttttaggACACTCGTCACAGGAGACATACTATCACCCATTCTCAGCATTGATCTTTTTAATAGAGGTCGTGCAATAAAATGTTGTCCTATAAAAAAGCATGTGGTAAATGTTACCATTCTAACATAAATCCCAATatcaacaaaatataatttttggcCCTAACTTGTTCTTTGTAAGTCTCTATAAAGGTTAAAATTTCCGATAGTGTTCTTTTCATCTTAGAAATCTCATTAGAGTCAAGGACTGAACGTGATAGTTGATTCGGTTTCTTCAAGATTATATTGAAATTCAACATATTAAAATTGTCTATAGGTGGAATTTTTTagttcataaaataataatttaagaaaGTATAAATTGAACTaacataaataaagaaatttaaaattgtacTAACCTTTTTCTTAATTCTATCACTAGTGGAATATCTAAATTCACATGCAACTTTGAAGAGTTTGTAGAAAGAATGATAATTTCCCTACTATGATTCATAcataattagtttaaattatgATGTTTAAATACATATCATgtaaatcaaaagaaataattGCTTACTCATATATGTCTTAACAATAGTTGATGTGATAATTATAATAGGACGCACAGAATTatgaaaacatatattttcattaattgcCTCTGCAAATTTATCCCAAGATGTGCTTCTAATTTTTTCCCTCTTGCATAAAAATTTTTGTTagacaattaaaaatttttctcTTGACAAAATGTATGAATCTAAGTAATATATTCATCAATATCTAATTGACATGTTATCTTGAAGTTCAATTAGccttttgttcaattttttctcACGCACCTCTATCTTTTCCATGTGAGAAGTTCTTATGATTTCTCCTATTACATCAACAAACGATAAAGTGCTTGATAAAAAATCATGAGTTATGAAGATagtaatatatattgattataaatGTATAACCAAAATTACCTATTAGAGTTGTGTTTTTGTCAGCAAGACACTTCAACTCATCAAATGGAACCAATTCAAATTTCTATTTTGCAATAAGTTGatcatatgtttctaacaactTCACAATCCTACAAGCATTCTTGTTTTCGACAACTCTAAAAGATTGGTTCCATTTGATGTACTTGTGATTCACAATCCTGTAAGCATCCTTGTTTTTGACAACTCTAAAAGATTTAATTCAATAAATTTTGCCTTCTTGTATATCTCTAAAATGATCAAGAAATGATTTTCTAATACTTTCATGAATAAGGTTATcctgaaaaattgagaataaacttaatcaacaaaataaaattcaattgtatTTGAAGGCCTAAAAgtaatttcattattttacttcaaaacttACCTTCTCATCAAGTAGCACCAAATCAACACTAATAAGttcattatttgttttaatattaAGTACTTCCCACATTCTTGTGACCCTTACTTTAATATTCCAATCATCTTTTTCGGTGTTGATTTCATCCAAGAGGTTATATTTTTGATTTCGTCTATCTATTTTGAtaaagtaatatataaaaaagaaaattattttcaacaatttttcatcaaattaataTCAAGACACACTTAATACTAAACTAAAAAGAAGATTGCCCTCGAAATCAAAATTAAGGGGATGGAAAGAGTATATCACCATTGGAAACAATGACATATGTGACatacaaaataatagaaaatataatgaTTGATAAAAGTCACATCTAACCATATTTGATtgattaaaaacaaagaaaaaagaaagaaagaaagaaagactaaATGGACAGATTGTGTTCTTTTATAGGTCAAAGTGTATAACTCTAATTGAAAGCTAGCTAGCCAAAGCTATTTtaatcagggaaaaaaaaaatttatgaaaaatttatcatcaaattcATATCAAGACTTGCTTAATAATAAGATAAAAAGAAGATTGTTCTTTAAATCAAAATTGAGGGAATGAAAGCAATATATCACCATTGGAACCCATgtcataaaaaacaaatataataaaagaaatcatgTCTAAGCATATTTAATGATTGATTCTCAAACCATAACCATATAAATTGCATAAAACTTAAggaaattaggttaaacaaaagacaaaaaaaaaacacaaaaaaaaaacacaaaaaaacacaaaaaaaaaaaactcaaaaaacacaaaacctattcaatttgatggaaaaagaagaagagaagaatagagaaaaaaaaacggTATAGTAGGTATTCATTGtgaattatttgatatatatatatatatatatatatatatgggttgagttggagttacacttggtgtaattctaaataatattacaccactcattattttttaataggatgccaattttgataaatccatcgttggattacattatcttcgtatattctccatacttgcaaattttcaaaataatcaaatatcaatagttatgtcatcaattaattttttaaattcaagtgtttgtagtttaaaataatacataaaaaatgtgtttatgGATGAAATAGTAAATGACATCCGattagcatgaaaattggcatgtatgttaaaaacatatagaacatataatccaaCGGTACGATttccaaaatatgaattcaataacaagttattaggtGGTGTAACACTGCTTAGaattacaccaagtgtaacttgaacccaaccctatacacacacacacacttcgCATTGAAGAAGTTGATATAATCAAAAAGTCTAATGTTAGTCTAATTTAGTGAGGTGTGAAGCtgaaatctaaaatttaaaaataagtagaggaaatccaaaaaaaaaaagagtcacgGTGTGTGAAGAGGAAATACAAAGAATTTAGAATTTGATTAAAACACTGAAAACAGTTGCatagaattttaaaatagacCTTTAGAACAAAATCATATACTATGttattgttggttttttttttaatgtgtagtaatataatttttaaaaaaaaggattataTGATGATTTTGGATTGTCATCaagttaagatttttttatcaacatataaattataattgatgatgtaaagaaaatcagtaggctgaatgctcCGAGTTTCAATGGACTAGTAATTGCTTGGAAGgtctgaaaagaaaaacacacaatCAAAGGTGACCGGGGTGGActggccaagaaccctccgataCTTAAGTTAGTTTTTCTCTTAAATTCTAGAGTTCCAACTTTTTTGGAGTCGTGAAAACTTACCTCCATTTGATGTGAATGAGTGCTTATATAGTGTGCTTTTAAAGCAGTTACTTGTCTTGTAACTTCCCCTATATTTGAGGAAGTCAAAAGGTTAAGGGTTAACTTCTACAACCATTATAGGAGTTAGAATGTTCAATCTTATCTTCTATAACTGCCATTGTTAGTTAAGTACTAAGTAGGAAGTTATAACGATGAACCAGGATCTTGCTCATGCTTCAAAATAATAACACGTAGTTCGATCCACTAGCTTTTGTAGATAAACCTTTTTGGAACTTTCCCAAGTGCCGGGGGTCGTCCAGGCGCTTTCCTTACGGACGACCCTCGTGCCCATTGACGACCGTCCTACTAGGGATGATTATCCTTGTCTTCTTGACCTAGACGATTCCCATGGACGAATTGAAGTTGGTTCAATTTTCAGTTCACCATCAATAGTAATAAAAGTATTAGATGAAGAATTAGAAATTATAGTagaagaagataaggaaaaaaaaaaatttatgtctatttttttaaaatctatatatatatatatatatatatatatttttttttttggtaatttgatGAAACTACCGAGCcaagacaaaaaaacaaaagccgCGCGGTACACGCgaaaatttgaattgaattCAGACAGCGCTCCAAAGTACAACAACAAGCGAACCCATAGCCTACCACGTGTCCCCCCGTTTCtccaaatcttaaaaaaaacaacCTTAAAATATTcacattcattcattcataatCAAACAGCAAACTTCTTCATCCTCTTcaccctctcaaaaaaaaaatcactctctctcaaaatttagaAAGTGTGTTCGGAGTTTTGAATATAATCTCCGAATAATGGCCTCTCTGAAGCTGAAGCCCCACTCGCGGTACAGCTCGTACGACACACGCTCCTCAACTTCCTCGCACTTTTCCGACCCATCTTCATCCACAGAACAACTAAACAAGCAGTTCAAGCTGaactcttcatcttcatcttcttcttcaaaagcACTCGTTGTCAAGTCCTCCAGGCCGTCCGATCTGTCCTCCCACACCAAATCCAAGCCTTCAAATCCCAACTTAGCCACAATGGTGAAGAAGTTCATGGAGAAGAAGCCATCGTCTTCTTCGTCGAAGGCGGTGAAGATGGTGATTCCGTCGGATGTGATTGCAGAGGACTTGAAGAAGACGGCGAGGAAAGGAACGAGCTTCAAAGGCTTGCATAAGAAGCTGTTTGGGGCTGGGAATGAAACGACAGCCTTTGAGAGTAAGAAAAAGAAGGAGGTGAAGGCTTTGACTGAGGTGAAGGAGAACACGAGGACTTTGGCGATGGTGTTGAGGAGTGAGAGAGAGCTTCTGGGTATGAATAAGGAGCAAGAGATGGAGATTTCTCAGCTTAAGTTCATGCTTGAGGAGAAGAGCACAGAGGTCAGTGACTCAGTgggtctttttttatttttttggtttcttttttgggaAATGCTCTGTTTGGATTGGGAGAAAGGGagggaaatgaaaagaaagcaaGTGGGGAATTTGGTTTGAacattttctctaatttttacaATTGCTATTATGGGCTCCTATGAAATTCAACATGTCAATagctaaaaattaaagaactttTTTGTATGTAGCATTCCTCTTTGTCTAATTCATGACCGGTTACTAAGAATAAACAGGGAAAGAAAAGGACTTAAGTATGACtgtgggtaatttttttttggttaacaaaAAAAGTGCTTTCTGatttatttcaagttttcaatttttgcttCGAGTGTTTAATGTTCAACCAAGTAGTAGTAGAAGAGGTCAAGCCTTGGTGataaattactgattgtcccaaaactattaggaaatgatgaatttaatcacttaactatAATTCTAACTCTTCTCCTCATGTGTGGCCTTAAATTCTATCTTAATAAGTAGAGCCCAAtgcatgaaaattttaaaagggaGGTAGAGTGGAGACTTAGagaatggtgaatttaatcacttaatcataattctaacaatcCTCATTAAGCTTGGGTCTAAACTCTCTTAATAATGGAACTTGATGTGTggtaattttaacattttaaatgggaggtagagtggagaCAAGGATCAAACCTGGGATCTCTTGCTCTAATAACATGataaattactgattgtcccaaaatcatttaaccataataGAACACTTGGTACGATGAGCCAATGGCAATTACCTTCCATAAAAAGTGATAGGTCATAAGCTTGAGTATGAGAATCAGTctcttcaaaaaataatataggGTGAATTTGTTTACCATTATCTCTTCTAAACACTACGAAAAGTGAAACTGTGAAAGTGTTGTAGTTTTGTATGCTAGGTGCAACCTTTTACTAATAGTAGTTCTAAAACAACAATTTAGTGGAGTGAACTTTGATTTTAGATGCCATAATTTCCAGACCCATGAAACAGTTCCTCAATCAATGCATATTCTTTACATTTCACTATTAATTGCCAGATCAAATTTGATTAAGTGCAAAGGGGCTAATCCACaatgtattgaaatgtatgCATTTTGTGGACATGAAGGGAAGAGGGCATTTGTAATTTGACGGTTTGTTTGTATGAGATTTGCAGGTTGAGAAGTTAAAGGATTTGTGTTTGAAGCAACGGGAAGAAATTAAGGCATTGAAGAGTGCGATACTATTCCCAGATGTTCTGAACTCTCAACTTCAAGGACTTCTAGA contains:
- the LOC126726915 gene encoding uncharacterized protein LOC126726915 is translated as MASLKLKPHSRYSSYDTRSSTSSHFSDPSSSTEQLNKQFKLNSSSSSSSSKALVVKSSRPSDLSSHTKSKPSNPNLATMVKKFMEKKPSSSSSKAVKMVIPSDVIAEDLKKTARKGTSFKGLHKKLFGAGNETTAFESKKKKEVKALTEVKENTRTLAMVLRSERELLGMNKEQEMEISQLKFMLEEKSTEVEKLKDLCLKQREEIKALKSAILFPDVLNSQLQGLLEKQNSELKQAKQLIPTLQRQVTSLTGQLQYLAEDLAEVKADKHSARACFQHHGSSPRTPIYDLEQASNSLDFSSGDPTTPGSPDDMFLKDVNPCLTPYCAKSKSKEFEATGYDSPDDEFLFENNMEIGFNSRVRKMSKSSDCCQNANTGSTMARAARRSDETKCTYGKQMHHKLF